In Pedobacter sp. W3I1, one DNA window encodes the following:
- a CDS encoding Arc family DNA binding domain-containing protein, which produces MAEKDKKAFVLRISPAVLKEVETWAADEFRSTNGQIEFLLTQAIKSRKKGKAKEE; this is translated from the coding sequence ATGGCGGAGAAAGATAAAAAAGCTTTTGTATTAAGAATTAGTCCTGCTGTATTAAAAGAAGTAGAAACCTGGGCTGCTGATGAGTTTAGAAGTACGAACGGGCAGATTGAGTTTCTGCTCACCCAGGCCATAAAATCGAGAAAAAAGGGAAAAGCAAAAGAGGAGTAG
- a CDS encoding IS4 family transposase codes for MQTRGFTSLSDSRLVSRGNKNLDILFRNSVQSIRQLSKDEAEAKGFYRFLANDRVSEGAIIANLSSNCRAASDGKYVVCIQDTTEINLGSHRNRIKKDTFIGTTNAKGDHGLGFMLHPSLVLDAHDGTPYGYADIKVWNRPLEFRSKFEREYSKLPITEKESYKWIEVSNNTKKVLSPTVEGMVIIQDREGDIYEQFAVVPDAKTDLLIRARTNRTLKDKSKLFNCLSDQQSQGDYEILVDAKGKRPKRKAKIEIRYKEVEICKTDATSKGVYSSTKLYLIEAKEVGYSGTDKICWRLLTTIVVTEPSIAKMCIEWYSWRWTVEEVFKILKKEGYNIEASELEYASSVRKQSLMIMEVVIKLFLMRLAYAQPELAIGADTCFNSEEQEFMEQQIVRLEGKTEKQKNPYKPRDLKRYVWVLARLGGWKGYESKRTPGITTLWIGLRYFRAAKEGWDTYKDVSTR; via the coding sequence ATGCAAACAAGAGGTTTTACGAGTTTATCTGATTCAAGGTTAGTTAGTAGGGGTAATAAGAATCTGGATATACTTTTCAGGAACAGTGTCCAGAGCATACGTCAGTTAAGCAAAGATGAGGCTGAGGCGAAGGGCTTCTATCGGTTTCTTGCCAATGATCGGGTAAGTGAGGGGGCTATTATCGCTAATTTATCGTCCAATTGCCGGGCGGCCAGCGATGGGAAGTATGTTGTCTGTATCCAGGATACTACCGAAATAAACCTTGGTAGCCATCGTAACAGGATAAAGAAGGATACTTTTATCGGTACTACAAATGCAAAGGGTGACCATGGACTTGGCTTTATGCTCCATCCAAGCCTTGTACTTGATGCCCATGACGGTACCCCATATGGCTATGCCGATATCAAGGTATGGAACAGGCCGCTGGAGTTCCGTTCAAAATTTGAGCGTGAATACAGCAAATTGCCCATTACTGAGAAAGAATCCTATAAATGGATTGAGGTATCCAATAACACCAAAAAAGTACTGTCTCCCACCGTTGAGGGGATGGTTATCATACAGGACCGTGAAGGGGATATATACGAGCAGTTTGCAGTTGTACCTGATGCAAAGACAGACCTTTTGATAAGGGCCAGGACCAATAGAACCCTAAAAGATAAGAGTAAACTGTTTAACTGCCTCTCAGATCAGCAGTCACAGGGTGATTATGAAATATTGGTGGATGCCAAAGGGAAAAGGCCAAAAAGAAAGGCGAAGATAGAGATCCGGTACAAGGAAGTAGAAATATGCAAAACTGATGCTACCAGCAAAGGAGTATATTCCAGTACCAAGCTTTATTTAATAGAAGCAAAAGAAGTAGGCTATAGCGGTACAGATAAGATATGTTGGAGACTCTTGACTACCATAGTAGTAACCGAGCCGTCCATTGCCAAAATGTGCATAGAGTGGTACAGCTGGAGGTGGACAGTAGAGGAAGTGTTCAAGATACTCAAAAAAGAAGGGTACAATATTGAGGCCAGTGAACTGGAATATGCCTCATCAGTTAGAAAACAAAGCCTTATGATCATGGAGGTAGTGATAAAGCTGTTTCTGATGCGTCTGGCATATGCCCAGCCAGAACTGGCAATTGGTGCTGACACCTGTTTTAACAGTGAGGAACAGGAATTCATGGAACAACAGATTGTCAGGCTTGAAGGTAAAACCGAAAAGCAGAAGAACCCATACAAGCCAAGAGATTTGAAAAGATACGTATGGGTACTGGCAAGATTGGGAGGCTGGAAAGGTTATGAAAGTAAGCGAACACCAGGAATAACAACACTGTGGATAGGACTAAGGTATTTTAGAGCAGCAAAAGAAGGATGGGACACATATAAAGATGTGTCCACACGATAG
- a CDS encoding acetyl-CoA C-acyltransferase — protein MKEVVIVSAVRTPIGSFGGSLAQFSATQLGGFAIKAAIEKAGLKPEQIQEVYMGNVLSANLGQAPATQAAKLAGLPDLPATTINKVCASGTKAIMLAAQSIANGDNDIIVAGGMESMSNVPYYLDKARNGYRLGHGQLTDGLVKDGLWDVYNDYHMGSAAELCAAECNISREAQDNFAIESYKRAQAAQTSGKFASEIVAVEVKDRKGDITLIDTDDEPTAVKFDKIPSLKPVFKKDGTVTAANASTLNDGAAALVLMSADKAKELGLAPLAKILGYADAQQAPEWFTTAPSKAIPLALHKANINIKDVDFFEINEAFSVVSIANNQLLELNDSQVNINGGAVSLGHPLGASGARIVVTLLSVLSQNNGKIGVAGICNGGGGASALVIEKL, from the coding sequence ATGAAAGAAGTTGTAATTGTATCAGCTGTGCGAACGCCTATCGGCAGTTTTGGAGGTTCACTAGCTCAATTTTCTGCTACTCAGCTTGGTGGTTTTGCCATTAAAGCCGCCATTGAAAAAGCTGGATTAAAACCAGAACAGATCCAGGAAGTTTACATGGGTAATGTTTTATCTGCAAACCTGGGGCAAGCGCCAGCCACACAAGCTGCAAAATTGGCTGGTTTACCAGATTTACCTGCTACTACAATAAATAAAGTATGCGCTTCGGGCACAAAAGCAATTATGCTTGCTGCACAAAGTATTGCCAATGGCGATAACGATATTATTGTTGCCGGTGGAATGGAAAGCATGAGCAATGTTCCTTACTATTTAGATAAAGCAAGAAACGGTTACCGCCTGGGCCATGGACAGCTAACAGATGGTTTGGTAAAAGATGGCTTATGGGATGTTTATAACGATTACCATATGGGCTCTGCCGCCGAACTTTGTGCTGCAGAATGTAATATCAGCAGAGAAGCACAAGATAATTTTGCCATAGAATCATATAAAAGAGCACAAGCTGCACAAACTTCGGGCAAATTTGCTAGCGAAATTGTAGCTGTAGAAGTGAAAGACCGCAAAGGTGATATTACTTTGATTGATACAGATGACGAACCAACTGCCGTTAAATTTGATAAAATACCTTCCTTAAAACCAGTTTTCAAAAAAGATGGAACGGTAACTGCTGCAAATGCCTCTACCTTAAATGATGGCGCAGCGGCATTGGTTTTAATGAGCGCCGATAAGGCAAAAGAACTGGGTTTAGCCCCTTTGGCCAAAATATTAGGTTATGCTGATGCGCAACAAGCACCAGAATGGTTTACCACTGCGCCTTCGAAAGCAATTCCCCTTGCACTGCACAAAGCCAATATAAATATAAAAGATGTAGATTTTTTCGAGATCAACGAAGCTTTTTCTGTCGTTTCTATTGCGAATAATCAACTTTTAGAACTAAACGACAGCCAGGTTAACATTAATGGTGGTGCAGTTTCATTAGGTCACCCGCTTGGTGCATCAGGCGCCCGGATTGTGGTTACCTTACTTTCTGTATTATCGCAAAACAACGGAAAAATTGGTGTTGCCGGAATTTGTAACGGAGGAGGTGGTGCAAGCGCACTTGTTATTGAGAAATTATAG